The Marinilongibacter aquaticus genome has a window encoding:
- a CDS encoding efflux RND transporter periplasmic adaptor subunit has product MKNYKFLITLFLGLSLLASSCGEKQDNSLEGKKAKLQELQSQLGKTQNEIAALQKEISVMEPDTTEKVTYVKAMPIVTEDFSHYVEANGKLEAENNVFVSPQTGGAITQVLVKEGDFVKKDQVVARIDDSILKNNINEVKTQLETARTLFGRQKALWDQKIGTEVQYIQSKSQVESLEKRLATLNSQLAQSEVKSPLSGYVDEVRLKAGEIASPGMGILRVVNLNILKVVSKIPDTYAGTIKKGDLVKVQFPDLNKEIDSRLSFVSQTVDPVTRTFAAEAKVPINRDFKPNLNAVVFIKDQSKAETIAISENLVQNTERGQIVYVAEEQNGKQVARGREVSLGLSYNGKVEVLTGLSAGDVLITDGYQDLVDGEVVSF; this is encoded by the coding sequence AGAGAAACAAGACAACAGCTTGGAAGGCAAAAAGGCGAAGCTTCAAGAGCTTCAGAGCCAGTTGGGTAAAACACAAAACGAAATTGCGGCCCTACAGAAAGAGATATCTGTAATGGAGCCCGACACGACTGAGAAAGTAACCTACGTGAAGGCCATGCCAATCGTAACCGAAGATTTCTCACATTACGTAGAGGCCAACGGGAAACTTGAAGCTGAAAACAATGTATTCGTGAGCCCGCAAACTGGTGGAGCGATTACTCAGGTGTTGGTGAAAGAGGGTGATTTCGTGAAAAAAGATCAAGTGGTGGCTCGTATCGATGACAGCATCTTGAAGAACAACATCAACGAGGTGAAAACACAATTGGAAACAGCTCGTACATTGTTCGGGCGTCAGAAAGCCCTTTGGGATCAAAAAATTGGAACAGAGGTGCAATACATTCAATCGAAATCGCAGGTTGAAAGCCTTGAAAAACGTTTGGCTACACTGAATTCGCAATTGGCCCAAAGTGAAGTGAAATCGCCTTTGAGCGGTTATGTGGACGAGGTGCGTTTGAAAGCCGGGGAGATTGCCAGTCCGGGAATGGGCATTTTGCGAGTAGTCAATTTGAATATATTGAAAGTGGTGTCGAAAATACCTGATACCTATGCAGGCACAATCAAAAAAGGTGATTTGGTGAAAGTGCAATTCCCCGATTTGAATAAAGAGATCGACTCGCGTCTCAGCTTTGTGAGCCAAACGGTGGATCCTGTGACCCGTACATTTGCGGCCGAGGCCAAAGTGCCCATCAACCGCGATTTCAAGCCGAATTTGAATGCTGTGGTATTCATCAAAGACCAGTCGAAAGCCGAAACCATTGCCATTTCTGAAAACCTTGTACAGAATACAGAGCGTGGGCAGATTGTGTATGTAGCAGAAGAGCAAAACGGAAAGCAAGTGGCCCGTGGCCGCGAAGTAAGCCTGGGCTTGAGCTACAATGGAAAAGTAGAGGTGCTCACTGGCCTTAGTGCTGGCGACGTGTTGATTACCGACGGTTATCAAGATTTGGTAGACGGCGAAGTGGTGAGCTTCTAG
- a CDS encoding DUF2927 domain-containing protein — MKRLFLLALSFGFLLLSCSKQSDELEPQLSLYQLETIDYFKEIALGFEFGTASKITRKWDGDLKAFIGGKPSPEILAELDKIKEEINTLCSDGFTLQTVSDSLQSNYYIFFGSSTAYVQKYPNLSELAKTNWGLFSVYWSSGNTLNRGHMYVDTERANLIQQKHLLREELTQSLGLAQDSPEYPESIFQSAWTTTNSYAPIDKELIRLLYHPDMKSGLDATAVELVLSEILLNE; from the coding sequence ATGAAAAGGTTATTTCTACTGGCTTTATCTTTTGGCTTTCTTCTGCTCTCTTGCTCCAAGCAATCGGATGAACTGGAACCTCAACTGAGCCTCTACCAGTTGGAAACCATCGACTATTTCAAGGAAATCGCCCTTGGTTTCGAGTTCGGTACAGCCAGCAAAATAACCCGTAAATGGGACGGCGATTTAAAGGCCTTTATTGGCGGAAAGCCAAGCCCCGAAATCTTAGCCGAGCTGGATAAGATTAAAGAAGAGATCAACACGCTGTGCAGCGATGGATTTACACTGCAAACAGTAAGCGATTCGCTTCAGTCGAATTACTACATTTTCTTCGGAAGCAGCACAGCATATGTGCAGAAATACCCAAACTTATCTGAACTGGCAAAAACAAATTGGGGGCTTTTCTCTGTGTATTGGAGCAGCGGAAACACCCTTAATCGTGGACATATGTACGTGGATACAGAACGTGCCAATTTGATCCAGCAAAAACATTTATTGCGAGAAGAGTTGACCCAGTCTTTGGGTTTGGCACAAGATTCGCCCGAATACCCAGAAAGCATTTTCCAATCGGCTTGGACCACTACCAACAGCTACGCCCCTATCGACAAAGAATTGATTCGCCTCCTTTATCATCCCGACATGAAAAGCGGCTTGGATGCTACAGCCGTCGAACTCGTTTTGAGCGAAATACTATTGAATGAATGA
- a CDS encoding efflux RND transporter permease subunit gives MSENNKNISPDKLEGGGLIYNMIGFLGNNRTTVYLVTFLLTLAGYSIFTNLPKEQFPEIVVPQIYVNTVYAGTAPADIENLINKPLEKQIKAEKGVKKIKSNSLQDVSVILVEFETDVPVEVAKERVKSAIDKARRDLPTDLDQDPTAIEVNFSEFPIMNVNLSGDFSMQKLKTYAEEIQDRVEALPEITRVDIVGALEREIQINLDLQKMQAYGLAFSDIQQAVASENVNISGGELNVNNIRRTLRVKGEFTSIDQLKNVVVSSGTGATARLYEIADVRDSFEERQDFARLDNKPVVTLNVIKRGGENLIIASEKIEEILDEFKTKAPSGLNVTITADQSDRTKADLNDLINTVVLGFIFVVLVLMFFMGVRDAIFVGLSVPLSALLALYPLMLMGFTLNTIVLFAFLLGLGIVVDDAIVVIENSHRIFNQHKKLTIVEAVKLAASEVFIPVLAGTLTTIAPFFPLLFWPGIVGEFMKYLPFTLIFTLFASLVVSYVMNPVFAMTFMKREEDDREVKAGFSTLKRPLFILLGVAALLYLLSLSGNSMFFGGANVVVLIAILYVFNHYILTPKLIIPFQENLLPRLKEGYSKIIRWVIRGWRPVWVVLAAFCLLIFSVVMLGIVKPSVVFFPSGEPDYIYVYNLMPVGTDARKTDEVTKEIEKRVFKVLEDNQAMPAVNSVISNVGKNAGDPFNPDRSDTPHKSKVTIAFVGKEKRGNISSQELLGKVRDALQGIPGTQISVEREQNGPPTGKPITLEITGDDFDVLHEIEVQVMDKIAASNIQGIDELKSDLVTNKPEILINIDREKASREGIRTATIAQALRTALFGLEVSKYRDTEDEYPIQLRLKENDRDQIESLLSMNITFRDMNMGGVLRSIPLATVANISYSTTFSQINRTDAMRTITLSSDVTPEYKEKANEVNANILNAIADIKLPPGYTVKQGGEQEEQAEAATFLSTAFLVAIAMIYLILAAQFNSIVKPFIIFFTIVLSLIGVLLGFMAFGKTFSVIMSGVGIIALAGIVVKNGILLIEFIDELRKRGLPLREAIIQGGSTRLTPVLLTASSTVLGMMPLAFGLAFDFGALFVDLKWAVNIGGDSAVFWNILAWTIIFGLIFSTILTLIIVPCLYYLSERVKERFSSGKSKQTEQLEEALV, from the coding sequence ATGAGCGAAAACAATAAAAATATTTCACCGGACAAACTAGAAGGCGGAGGGTTGATTTACAACATGATCGGCTTTCTGGGAAACAACCGGACAACCGTGTACTTGGTCACTTTCTTGCTGACCCTTGCCGGATATTCCATATTTACCAATTTGCCCAAAGAACAGTTTCCCGAAATTGTTGTCCCGCAGATTTATGTAAATACCGTATATGCAGGAACGGCACCTGCCGATATTGAAAACTTGATCAACAAACCGCTGGAAAAGCAGATCAAGGCCGAAAAAGGTGTGAAGAAAATCAAATCGAATTCTTTACAAGATGTTTCGGTGATTTTGGTTGAGTTCGAAACAGATGTGCCTGTGGAGGTGGCCAAAGAGCGGGTGAAAAGTGCCATAGATAAAGCACGCCGCGATTTGCCGACCGACTTGGATCAAGATCCTACGGCCATCGAGGTGAACTTCTCGGAGTTCCCTATTATGAACGTGAACCTTTCGGGTGACTTCTCGATGCAGAAGCTGAAAACCTATGCGGAAGAAATTCAGGATCGCGTAGAGGCCCTTCCAGAAATTACCCGCGTGGATATCGTTGGGGCATTGGAAAGAGAAATCCAAATCAATTTGGACTTGCAGAAAATGCAGGCCTACGGATTGGCCTTTTCCGATATTCAGCAAGCGGTGGCTTCGGAAAACGTGAACATTTCCGGTGGTGAATTGAACGTGAACAACATTCGCCGCACCTTGCGTGTGAAAGGCGAATTCACATCGATAGATCAGTTGAAGAATGTAGTAGTGAGTTCGGGAACGGGAGCTACGGCTCGCCTGTACGAAATTGCCGATGTGCGTGACTCTTTTGAAGAGCGTCAGGATTTTGCCCGATTGGACAACAAACCCGTAGTTACGCTAAACGTGATTAAGCGTGGTGGAGAAAACTTGATTATTGCTTCAGAGAAAATTGAAGAAATTCTCGACGAATTCAAAACCAAAGCCCCTTCTGGATTGAATGTGACGATCACGGCCGACCAGTCGGATCGTACCAAAGCCGATTTGAACGATTTGATCAACACGGTAGTGTTGGGCTTTATTTTCGTGGTATTGGTGTTGATGTTCTTCATGGGTGTGCGTGATGCCATATTTGTGGGGCTTTCTGTTCCGCTTTCGGCACTTTTGGCCTTGTATCCTTTGATGCTCATGGGCTTCACCCTGAACACCATCGTGCTTTTTGCCTTCTTGCTTGGACTGGGTATTGTGGTGGACGACGCCATTGTGGTAATCGAAAACTCGCACCGTATTTTCAACCAACACAAGAAGTTGACAATTGTGGAAGCAGTGAAGCTGGCGGCTTCAGAAGTGTTTATTCCGGTATTGGCGGGTACACTGACGACCATTGCTCCGTTTTTCCCGCTTTTGTTTTGGCCGGGAATCGTCGGTGAGTTTATGAAATACTTGCCCTTTACGCTGATCTTCACACTCTTTGCCTCTTTGGTGGTGTCGTATGTGATGAACCCTGTGTTTGCCATGACTTTCATGAAACGTGAAGAAGACGACCGTGAGGTTAAAGCCGGTTTCTCTACATTGAAAAGGCCCTTGTTTATCTTGTTAGGAGTAGCTGCTTTGTTGTACCTGCTTTCTCTTTCTGGAAACAGCATGTTCTTCGGTGGGGCAAACGTGGTGGTTTTGATTGCCATTTTGTATGTATTCAACCACTATATCCTTACACCGAAATTGATCATTCCTTTTCAGGAAAACCTGTTGCCGCGTTTGAAAGAAGGATATTCGAAAATTATCCGTTGGGTAATTCGTGGCTGGCGTCCGGTTTGGGTGGTATTGGCCGCGTTTTGCTTGTTGATCTTCTCGGTAGTGATGTTGGGTATTGTGAAACCCTCAGTCGTGTTTTTCCCTTCGGGCGAACCCGATTATATCTATGTATACAATTTGATGCCGGTAGGCACCGATGCCCGTAAAACGGATGAGGTGACAAAAGAAATCGAAAAAAGGGTTTTCAAGGTTTTGGAAGACAACCAGGCTATGCCGGCTGTGAACTCGGTGATTTCGAATGTGGGTAAAAATGCGGGTGATCCGTTCAATCCAGATCGCTCGGATACACCGCATAAATCGAAAGTGACGATTGCTTTTGTGGGCAAGGAAAAAAGAGGAAATATCTCTTCTCAAGAATTGCTCGGAAAAGTCCGCGATGCCCTTCAAGGTATTCCGGGTACGCAAATTTCGGTTGAACGCGAGCAGAATGGCCCGCCCACAGGTAAGCCGATCACGTTGGAAATCACAGGTGATGATTTCGATGTCTTGCATGAAATAGAAGTACAGGTGATGGATAAAATCGCGGCTTCGAATATTCAGGGTATTGACGAATTGAAATCGGATTTGGTGACCAACAAACCTGAAATTTTGATCAATATCGACCGCGAAAAGGCTTCGCGAGAAGGCATTCGTACAGCTACAATTGCTCAAGCCTTGCGTACAGCCTTGTTTGGTCTGGAAGTGTCGAAATACCGTGATACAGAAGACGAATATCCGATCCAATTGCGATTGAAAGAAAATGACCGTGATCAGATCGAGAGTTTGTTGAGCATGAACATTACTTTCCGTGATATGAATATGGGCGGTGTGCTGCGTTCGATTCCATTGGCTACTGTGGCCAATATTTCTTACTCCACTACATTTAGCCAGATCAACCGTACCGACGCGATGCGTACGATTACCTTGAGTTCGGATGTGACACCCGAATACAAAGAAAAGGCCAATGAGGTGAACGCCAATATTTTGAATGCCATTGCCGATATCAAGTTGCCTCCGGGATACACCGTAAAACAAGGTGGTGAGCAGGAAGAGCAGGCCGAAGCCGCGACATTCTTGAGCACGGCCTTCTTGGTGGCCATTGCAATGATTTACCTCATTTTGGCTGCCCAGTTCAACTCTATCGTGAAGCCTTTCATTATTTTCTTCACGATTGTATTGAGCTTGATCGGGGTGTTGTTGGGCTTTATGGCTTTTGGTAAAACATTCTCTGTGATCATGTCGGGTGTAGGTATTATTGCCTTGGCCGGTATTGTGGTGAAAAACGGTATTTTGCTTATCGAATTTATCGATGAATTGAGAAAACGTGGCTTGCCTTTGCGAGAAGCCATCATTCAAGGTGGTTCAACCCGTCTTACTCCGGTATTGCTTACGGCTTCGTCTACGGTATTGGGCATGATGCCTTTGGCCTTTGGTTTGGCCTTCGATTTCGGAGCCTTGTTCGTAGATTTGAAATGGGCAGTGAACATTGGCGGTGATTCGGCGGTGTTCTGGAATATCTTGGCTTGGACGATCATTTTCGGTTTGATCTTCTCTACTATACTCACGCTGATTATTGTACCTTGTTTGTACTACTTATCAGAACGTGTGAAAGAACGCTTCTCTTCGGGTAAATCGAAGCAAACGGAGCAATTGGAAGAAGCATTGGTTTAA